The DNA segment TGATTATTCCGGACGTGCTTCCTCCGGGTAAAATCGTATTGATTCCAGAATTAAAAGGGGGATTCCATAGAGGGGATAAGCCAAAAAATAAAATAGAAATTTATAGTATCGAAGATGTAATGAAATGCATTGATAAAAATATAATTGGGTTTTTGCCGGTGTTTAAGGATCGCATTGATTAATTTAAAAGTTGTCTACCAGGCCAACTGGATATAAAAAATGGTATGTTTTTGATGGCCTGGTGTTTGTTTTTGGTCACTAAAGGATAGATATTACAATGATGGTATTACATAAATAATTAACTATACTTTTTTAATATGGCCCACGATTCCCTTTTTATCAATTTGTCCTGCTCGCCCGGCAGCAGGTCCTCGAATCTGTATCCGTCTAAGGTTTCCTCAAGTTCTTCGTTCATCTTTTCAAGCTGTTCTTTTGTGAATCCAGTTGTATTTTCATCTGTGAACATTTTCGATTTCTCCATTAACACCCAGATATAGATAAATCCTTTAAGTCCGCCTGTTCTTACTTTATACCTTTTTACATATTCGTAAAATTCTAACCGTTCTAAATATTTTATTACGGTATCCTTGTGGCAACCGGCTTCTGCTGCCACGTCCAGTGTGCTCCAGAATGGCCGTTTTTTAAGCAGTTCTAAAAAATAAGATGTTGAATAAGTTGGCATTTTACTCGTTTGCCTCCTTCTCAGTCTCGTAAACTCTGTCATATTTTCCGGTAATCTATAATCTTCGCATAAAATGAGCTTTCGCCTCCTTCTCAGTCTCGTAAACTCGCCCATCTGTCACATAGTGCCCTTCACTTTCCTCAGTGTAAACCAGGAAGACGGTTTCGTTTAGCGCGTTGTCTAGCATCCACGATTCTTCGTTCTCCCCGAAGTTTACTTCCGTGTACCAATCACCATCGTGTTTTGTTCCCTTTGAAAAAATCACAAAATCCTGGTCGTCTATAGGTTTGATTTCCTCTACAAACGGGGTTTCTCTGATCTCCCCGTCTGCAATCTCATAGTACGAGAGGTCTGCGTTCTTCATATAGTCGTACATTGATTCGTAGAATACGATCTCTATCGACTCCCCACATTTTGTACAGATAATTTCATCATCATGTTCAGTGATTTCAACTTCGTCGATGTGAGTTCCGCAGTGTGGGCAGTCGGTTTCTATAATGATCTGTTCGCGCACTTCATCGTGGATTTCTCTTTCTGCTTCGTTGCTTTCTTCTGTCATGGGTTCTTCTTCATGCGATTCTTCAGTGGTGGCATCATCGGCCGCATCTCCACTTAAATACTTCTTAATTTCCTTGTCTATGAAATCCGGAGAGTATCCACAAACGAGGGAGGTTTTTTCTTCGGTTTCCAAGTACCCTATCACGCTGCCTTTTCTTATCGTCTTGATGTCGTCCGCGTCATACTCTTCGGGGTTCAGTATCCACGCGCTGCCGTCCTTCCCGGTAATTATGCACCCGCCGTCGAGCAGCTCCTTTTTCTCAACCTTGATGAGTTCCTTCGTCCACTCTTCCCCTTCGTACACAAGGCCGAAGGGGGTTTCTTTTACCGTGCAGTCCATAACTGGCCCGGGATCTTCCTCGGTTTCCTCTTCGTCTTCATACCATCCAGGGAGCAAGGCTTTGTGCGCGGTCTTGTATGCTTTTGTTCTCCGGTCGAAGGAATCGGTAAGCAACTCGTCCAGGGTCTCTTCTTCTTGCTCTGACATCTGGCCCGCGACTCCGGAAAATTCTTCATCTTTCCTGTGATAAGGGGCAGCTCTAACGATTCCGGAGAACTCCCCGGTTTCAGTGTCCAGCTTGCAGGTAAAGCCAGTTGCAACATTGTTAAAATATTTTGTCATTTGTTCTACGCTCCTATTAACTTACTATACTACTACATTGTTTTTATCGTATATATAGTTATGGTATGATTGAAAAAAATTAAGATATGAATTTTAATACAGCGCCCGGCACATAGTCGTACGTCAAATTGTAGAACTTGTGTTCTTCCCCACGTTCTCCACTTCTCTCGTTTTCGAAGATACATACCACTTAGTCTGCACTGGCTCGATGAATATTTCTACCCTCTTGAGACAAATACCGTCTTCGTTTTCATAGCATTTGATCTGTTTCTTTTCCGCCTCGATGTACTCCTTTTTCGAAAACTTGAAATCATCCACGTCGTAGGTCTGTCCGTCAAATTTGAAAAATGTTTCCAGGTCTTCATTCTGGAAAAGGAAAGTTTCCCCAGGCTCTAGTGCAGTCGTCAACATTCTAATCTGTGCCACGATCTCGCAGTAATATTCATCCGCGATTCGTTTTCCTCCGAAGTTTCCTGTCTTTACGTTGTACCAAACTTCTCCACCCATGAAAGTCCGGAGCAGCTTGCTTGCATCCTTCACGCTCATTTCTTTTCCCCTGAACTTTGCACTTTCCACCCATCCTGCTTTTGCGTATACTACATCAAGCCCGTACATTTTTGCAAGATTGAAATAGATTCTGTGATATTTTCCACCCTTCCGTTCTTTTCCAATTTCGCGCAGTGCTTCAATGTTCATGTTTCTTGTCAACTCCTTTCAGGGCCGAATTCACCGCCCGGCTTCTACTACTACATTGTTTTTATCGTATATATAGTTATTGTTTTTATTAATAAAAGGAATAAAGAAATTTATTAATCGGTTAGTTCAAAATCAGGATGATTCAATTTCATGTGGTGGAAAAATCTTCCACATCCTTTACAATCTTTCCCGCAGACCGAGCACACCCATTCTTCGACGGTGGATTCTTCTTCCCTGTCATCGTCATTTTCATTTGATGGGGTATTAACCGGTGCGCTCCCGATGTATTTGAGCATTATTGCGTCTACTTGCTTTGTCGAGAATGGGGTTTCGTACTGTGATTTACCGGCCATAAAATCGATTGCCTGTGTATTAACAGACTTTTTGAATCCACGTTTTGCGTTTGCGAATTCGTCGGATAGTGCCCTCATAACTGCCTGCTGTACCAAAGTGTTCTTTACTTTGTTAGACACTTCCCCCGATACAGGCAGAGTTTCAACATACATTCGTTTTCTTGTCTTTGATTGTCCTTTATCCCCGCCACATTCATGATATGCAACATAGTTTTTATTGTTTCCGTGCCTGTGGTACTGGAACCCATCATAAACTGATGTCATAAACGTTTTCCCGTCGTCGGTTTCATATGCATACAACAGTGCACCGCAGTCTTCGCATACGGACAGTTTCCAGGATTGTACAGATTCATACTCATCGTGTTTAACCATGTTTCTTTTCAACTCCATCCAATCTTACTATACTACTACATTGTTTTTATCTTATATATAGTTATTGGTATTATACAAAAAAAATTAAGATAGGAAATTTAATACCGCGTCTTCGTCGGTCATCCGGATATGCGCTGACCCGATTTTATGCGAATAATAACCAACTTCTGCGTCTAATTGGTCAGCTATCCATTTTTGCAAGGTCCTGATTCCGTAAGCATCCGAAGGGAAAGCCCCCCAAACGTCATTGGACCTGAAATAAACGATGTTATGTAGTTTTCCATCTCTTAATAGCCACTGAGTAAATGACCAGCACGGGACCTCTGAAATGGTCATGCAGTTATCAATTTTGTCATAAATCGGGATTACTGCCCGCCTGGTGTTAGGTTCACTTTTTAACAGAGCTACAATTTTAGGTAATTGGTTTAATGACCATAGTCTTTCCCCGTAAGCATAGACAAAATCGGTTCCTTTTTGTTCTGCTTTCTCTGGATTTGTCAACGCGTCTGCAAAGTCATCGTCCAACTTTTTTATTAATGCGTCATCAACGTGGGATATGTCAGCTGTGGGGATCTTTATGTTTACGTCAGTAAGCTCTATGGTGTGATCCCCGCGCTGATCGTATATTTCCCTGCCAAAGTTCCAAACGCGGTACACGGTCTTTCTGTGAGCTTCTGGTATGGTTCTGGCGGTTATGTTCAGGTAATCATACATCTTTATCACCAAATCCCCAAGATCTTTCAACCCAAAGCTTTACACCATGAGCAGTTCCATGATGTTTGTTATCGCTGAAAGTTCTTGACACATAGATTCTTGATTTGCAATGCTCGCAAATTTTTATAGTTCTGTATTTATTTACTTTTATATTTTTATGACACTCCGGGCATCTTTTAGTTACGTATCTAGATTGTTGGTATTCTATTTGTTTGGCATTGTCTTTGTATGGCATGTTCATTGTCTCCTGAGACTTCGAGATTTCGCCGCGGTGGCATTTTCTATGCGTAGTTGGTATGTTTGTATAGGTAAGCGGTTAATCAGAGATAACTTGATAATTCAGGGGTATCAAGCATCGCTCTTTCACGAATAATTGATTCATATTTTTTATCTTTTTCAAATCCTATACAATCCCGGCCAGTTTCCCGACACGCTCTTAATGTTGTGCCTGAGCCAAGAAATGGATCTAATACAATATCACCCGGATTACTGGAAACTTCAATTAATCGCTTGATAAGTTCTTTCGGTTTTGTGGTTGAATGTTCTGTGTTTTCCTTTCCTCCAATTATTGG comes from the Dehalococcoidales bacterium genome and includes:
- a CDS encoding thymidylate synthase: MYDYLNITARTIPEAHRKTVYRVWNFGREIYDQRGDHTIELTDVNIKIPTADISHVDDALIKKLDDDFADALTNPEKAEQKGTDFVYAYGERLWSLNQLPKIVALLKSEPNTRRAVIPIYDKIDNCMTISEVPCWSFTQWLLRDGKLHNIVYFRSNDVWGAFPSDAYGIRTLQKWIADQLDAEVGYYSHKIGSAHIRMTDEDAVLNFLS